One Pseudoclavibacter endophyticus DNA window includes the following coding sequences:
- a CDS encoding tyrosine recombinase XerC, giving the protein MTETRAAMAEYLRALDRERAASPHTIRSYRADLDDLMTHLEANGASTTDSLELELLRDWLWAASNRGLAASTIARRASTARGFTAWLARTGTGPDAARRLRSPKAGRSLPRVVSETEMSSLFEGLQSRAETGDPIALRNLAVVELLYGGAMRVSECCAIDLPDLDLDRRTVRVLGKGGKERTVPFGRPAERAIVDYLHRGRRELAVDDSGDAVFLGAKGRRIGARTVYEVARRELADTSGGGPAGPHAFRHTAATHLLDGGADLRAVQELLGHASLGTTQIYTHVSAERLRDAYRLAHPRA; this is encoded by the coding sequence GTGACCGAGACGCGAGCGGCGATGGCCGAGTACCTTCGCGCGCTCGACCGCGAGCGCGCCGCGTCACCCCACACGATTCGCTCGTATCGAGCGGACCTCGACGACCTCATGACGCATCTCGAGGCCAACGGGGCGTCGACGACTGACTCGCTCGAGCTAGAGCTGCTGCGCGACTGGCTCTGGGCCGCGTCGAATCGAGGCCTGGCCGCGTCGACGATCGCGCGCCGCGCGTCGACGGCGCGGGGATTCACCGCGTGGCTCGCGCGGACGGGGACAGGTCCCGACGCGGCCCGACGACTGCGCTCACCGAAGGCCGGGCGGAGCCTGCCGCGTGTGGTGTCGGAGACTGAGATGTCGTCGCTGTTCGAGGGACTGCAGTCGCGGGCCGAGACGGGTGACCCCATCGCCCTGCGAAACCTGGCGGTCGTGGAGCTGCTCTACGGCGGAGCGATGCGCGTGTCGGAGTGCTGCGCGATCGACCTGCCTGACCTCGACCTCGACAGGCGCACCGTGCGCGTGCTCGGCAAGGGCGGCAAGGAGCGCACCGTACCGTTCGGTCGCCCCGCCGAGCGGGCCATCGTCGACTATCTGCACAGGGGGCGGCGCGAACTCGCCGTCGACGATTCCGGTGACGCGGTGTTTCTCGGCGCGAAGGGTCGTCGGATCGGCGCGCGCACCGTCTATGAGGTGGCGCGGCGCGAGCTCGCGGACACGTCGGGAGGTGGGCCGGCCGGCCCGCACGCCTTCCGGCACACGGCGGCCACCCACCTCCTTGACGGCGGTGCCGACCTGCGAGCGGTGCAGGAGCTGCTTGGTCACGCGAGCCTCGGCACCACGCAGATCTACACGCACGTCAGCGCCGAGCGGCTTCGCGACGCCTATCGACTCGCGCATCCGCGCGCTTGA
- a CDS encoding DNA-processing protein DprA, protein MTDDHDHAQPLLEVLERIPRPDTVAWRRSLAANATSLAAMGRSDEEADLERRLAAVAWSSIAEPGDLDAGELTASIGAVAGARLLFCVEPHAALRAALAAVGADGALSAIPGRLERAVDRWRPRADYGRVSANVHSGITTGARVVMPGDRDWPAGCDDLGAGRPHALWVRGDRGLADIGVGSLADRPAALVGSRSCSPYGERVSTEFADGLADRGSTIVSGGAYGIDVTAHRSALAGTHPTVAVLAGGADRLYPAGNADTLRRIMRGGGAVIAELPCGTAPTRSRFLQRNRVIAAMSAATIVVEAGYRSGALNTAGHAGELGRPLGAVPGSITTPTSVGCHRLIREFNATLVAHLDHALELVHGEIDAHPQLALPGLEVRTSGPNGIDGLDDDAVRVWEALQPRRGQSAGDLARRAGLSELAVRGALAALELDGRALGSSGSWRRAAG, encoded by the coding sequence ATGACCGATGACCACGACCACGCTCAGCCCCTTCTCGAGGTCCTCGAGCGCATCCCGCGGCCTGACACGGTCGCCTGGCGGCGGTCGCTCGCGGCCAACGCGACGTCGCTCGCGGCGATGGGCCGCAGCGACGAGGAGGCCGATCTCGAGCGGCGGCTCGCGGCGGTCGCGTGGTCGTCGATCGCCGAGCCGGGCGATCTCGACGCCGGAGAGCTGACCGCGTCGATCGGCGCGGTGGCCGGCGCGCGGCTCCTGTTCTGCGTCGAGCCGCACGCTGCCCTCCGCGCGGCGCTCGCCGCGGTCGGTGCCGACGGGGCGCTGTCCGCGATTCCGGGGCGCCTGGAGCGCGCCGTCGATCGCTGGCGGCCGCGTGCCGACTACGGTCGCGTCTCGGCCAACGTGCATTCGGGGATCACGACGGGGGCCCGGGTCGTCATGCCCGGCGACCGAGACTGGCCGGCGGGGTGCGATGACCTCGGGGCGGGGCGTCCGCACGCCCTCTGGGTGCGCGGCGACCGCGGGCTCGCCGACATTGGTGTCGGCTCGCTCGCCGATCGCCCGGCGGCGCTCGTCGGGTCTCGATCATGTTCCCCGTATGGCGAGCGGGTGTCGACCGAGTTCGCCGACGGCCTCGCGGACCGGGGGAGCACGATCGTCTCGGGCGGGGCCTACGGCATCGACGTCACCGCGCACCGCTCGGCGCTCGCGGGCACACATCCGACCGTCGCCGTGCTCGCGGGAGGTGCCGACCGCCTGTACCCCGCCGGAAACGCCGATACCTTGCGGCGCATCATGCGAGGAGGTGGGGCCGTCATCGCGGAACTTCCCTGCGGCACCGCGCCAACGCGTTCGAGGTTCCTGCAGCGCAACCGCGTCATCGCGGCCATGTCGGCCGCGACGATCGTCGTGGAAGCCGGGTATCGCTCCGGCGCGCTCAATACGGCCGGGCACGCCGGCGAGCTCGGGAGGCCGCTCGGTGCCGTTCCGGGCAGCATCACGACGCCCACGTCGGTCGGTTGTCACCGCCTGATCCGTGAGTTCAACGCGACGCTCGTCGCCCACCTCGATCACGCGCTTGAGCTCGTGCACGGCGAGATCGACGCGCATCCGCAGCTCGCCCTGCCCGGCCTGGAGGTGCGGACTTCCGGCCCGAACGGCATCGACGGTCTCGATGACGATGCGGTGCGCGTGTGGGAGGCGCTGCAGCCTCGACGCGGGCAGTCGGCGGGCGATCTCGCCCGCCGGGCTGGGCTCTCCGAGCTCGCGGTGCGCGGCGCGCTCGCGGCGCTCGAGCTCGACGGTCGCGCGCTGGGCTCGAGCGGGAGCTGGCGACGCGCCGCGGGCTGA